DNA from Chloroflexota bacterium:
TGGATTCAGATCCTAGTATCGGTATGTGTGCTTCTAAGATGCTTTTTTACGACCAACGCCAGGTGATTAATTCCGCTGGTATAGCTGTAGACCGCATGGGCATTGCTTGGGATCGCGGTAGTGGGGAACCAGACAACGGTGCTGAGTCTGAGCCGTATGAGGTTTTTGGACCTTGTGCTGGAGCAGCCCTGTATCGTCGTACCATGCTGGACGAGGTTGGCCTTTTCGATGAGGAGTACTTTGGCTATTTGGAAGATGTTGACCTTGCCTGGCGTGCTCAGGCATTTGGTTGGCGTTGTCTATATGTGCCTTCTGCGCGTGTGTATCACGTGCATTCAGCTACTGGACGGGAAGGCAGTCCTCTCAAGAATTACCTTCTTGGTCGCAACAAGTGGTGGACGATAATCAAGAACTACCCTTGGCCATATTGGCTTTGGCATAGTCCCCTGATCCTTGCCTATGACTTGATGGCAGCGGCATATGGCATGGTAATTAACCGTGACCCTCACGGCCTGCAGGGTAGGCTAGCTGCGCTTCAATCCCTCCCCGCTACCTTGCACAAGCGACGCGCAATCCAAAGCTGCCCTGGTTACTCTGCACTCCGGGCATTCTCCTGCCTAAGCTCACTCGATTTCCCCACAAAGGTTTTGCAGCGCTTCAAACACCAAACCTGCACCACCCATGGATAGCCGCAGCATAAGAGGGCTGAGTACGTTTCCTCTATCATTGTTTAGATTCGCGCTAGATATGGTGTATTATTTCTATAACGAGAGAGCGCCTAACACGCACATTTGCTTACCTTGCTTTCACGTGTTACAATTTTAAACCGCCATAAGAAATGTTGGAGGGGAGCGTTGTTTGTCAGACTCGCTGGATTAGTCAGGTACCGCGAACTAGTGAAAAACCTCGTTGTGCGGGACTTGAAAGCGCGCTATAAGAATTCAGTCTTAGGTTTCCTATGGTCTTTGCTGAACCCGTTATTCACCATGCTGGTCTTCACCGTAGTCTTTACTTTTATGATGCCCAATAATCAGATCAGCAAATTTCCTGTGTTCCTGCTCTGTGCCCTTCTGCCCTGGAATTTCTTTCAAGCGGCACTGACAGGTTGTACCAATAGCATCGTGGATAACGCTGCACTGGTGAAAAAGGTATACTTTCCTCGTGAAACCTTGCCGTTGTCCACGGTGCTTTCTAACTTTATCAATTTTCTCTTGGCACTGACTGTCCTATTTGCTATGTTGTGGGCCTTTAGAATACCGCTGACAAAACAAGTTCTCTGGCTGCCTGTAATCATGGTGATACAACTGGCTTTTACCCTGGGCCTTGGGCTGATTCTGGCCACGATTAACGTATTCTATCGAGATACGGGCTTGATTCTAGGCGTGATCCTGCAGGCTTGGTTTTTCTTAACCCCTGTTATCTATCCGATTGATATTCTGCCCACTCAGCGTTTCATCCTAGGTCTGAATCTGAATGTGCATCGTCTAACCTATATCCTGAATCCAATGGCTTCCATTATTTCGTCATATCGAGTTGTGCTCTACCATGGAGCCCCGCCAGCTCTTGACTTTATGTTGAGAACGCTGGTCACTGCTTTAGCAGTATTGGCATTTGGCTATGCGATCTTCTCCCACTACAGTGGTACATTCGGAGAAGAGGTCTAATGAGCGTCATTAGTCTGAGTAATGTGTCAAAAAAATTTGTGTTCCATCGCGATCGTCCGCGTTCTTTCCAGGAACTGCTGATCAGGACGCTGAGTAAAAATCACAATGACAGCCGACAAGAGTTCTGGGTGCTGCGGGATCTGAACCTTGAAGTGGAGCAAGGCGAAACACTTGGGCTTATCGGCTCTAATGGTGCGGGCAAGAGCACGCTACTAAAATTGATCGCTGGCATCATCCAGCCTACGACTGGCAAGATCAGGGTCACAGGCCGTCTAGCAGCTTTGCTGGAATTAGGTGCTGGTTTCCATCCAGATCTGACAGGGCGGGAGAATGTCTTTCTAAATGGCTCTATTCTCGGTCTTAGTGAGCGCGAGATGCGTAGCCGTTTTGACGAGATTGTGGCCTTTGCAGAACTAGACAAATTTATCGATATGCCGCTCAGACACTACTCATCGGGGATGCAACTGCGTCTAGGATTCTCCATTGCTACAAGCCTGAATCCGGATATTCTCCTGATTGATGAGGTGTTGGCAGTAGGTGATGAGGCTTTTCAAAAAAAGTGTCTATCTCGTATAGATGAATTCCGCCGGGGCGGCAAAACGATCTTGCTGGTATCGCATAACTTGGAGGCTATCAAATTACTTTGTAACCGGGTACTCTGGCTAGAAATGAATCAGTCCGCAGTGGAGGGGCCAACGCTCGAGGTCGTAGAGAGTTATCGCCTCCGCGTTTGGGAAGAGGGGGCTAAAAAACGAGACGGCCTGCCTTCAGCACAACATACCACAGCAGCGAACAGCGACACAAGCAGGGATGATCGGGATAAACCCCAAACGCGCTGGGGATCGGGCGAAATCCTCATTAGGGATGTGCAGTTAATTAATCAAGCTGGCCTGCCTGTCCATTGGATTCAGAGCGGAGAACCGCTAACTATCGAAATCCACTACGAGATGCAGCGTGCGGTGTCCGATGTAGTTTTTGGTATTGCCATTTATCGCAGCGATGGCTTATGGTGTTATGGCACAAACACAAAAATTGAAGCTGTGACCCTGCATCCATTGGTCAAGGAAGGGGTAGTATGCGTAGATTTCCCCAGCCTCAGCCTTATAGCGGGGGAGTACACCTTAGACGTAGCGCTCCATGATAGCGACGGTCGCCCTTATGATTACTGGCATCCATATTGTGCATTCTCCGTGCGCTCTCACATTCAGGATGTCGGCGTCTACCGTCCTGAACATAAATGGCGGATTGATGCGTATAGAACAGGCCAAGCGGGGAAGGAGTTAGGCACGTGTCCGAAAACGCAACTGTAGCGCAAGTGCTGGCTAAGCTGAAAGAGGAGATACGAAGTCGAAAAGCTCAGTCTACTGAACCAAGTCCATCAGGGGCTTTTGTTAAACTTCGACAGGTCTATGCAACAACTCGAGTTAATCCGCATTTGCCTATTGGCTGGCCCAAAATGCCGCCGGGAATTATCCCCAAGATTGTAGCAATCACGCAAAAGGTTGTGCGACGATTGCTACGCTGGTACATTAACCCTATCGTCGAGCAGCAAAACGCATACAACGCAGCAGTTACAGCAGCTCTAGAGGCTTTGGTTATGCAGATGGAGCGCCTAGAGACTCAGGTTATGCAGATGGAGCGCCTGGAGGGTGCACTGAAACAAGAAGCAGAGATGACCCAGGTGCGGTTACAACGACTTGAACGCGCACCTCGCACCTTTGCAACCGAGTCCAGTCCTGCGCCTGTCAGCGATGGTCCAGTGCTTGATTATTTCCGTCTAGAGCTGCAACTCAGAGGGCCCCAGCTTGTGCGGGAACGACAAGCCGGTTATTTAAAGTATTTTGAGGGACGGCAGAATATATTGGATATTGGCTGTGGACGTGGGGAGTTCGTGGAGATGCTGTTGCAGGAAGGCATCAGTGCACGAGGGATCGATCTGGAACCTGATGCAGTAGCCTATGCACAGGAACGCGGCCTCCCGGTTGAGTTGGCCGAAGCGATAAATTACCTACAAAGCTTGCCCGACGAGTCGCTAGGCGGCGTGTTT
Protein-coding regions in this window:
- a CDS encoding class I SAM-dependent methyltransferase gives rise to the protein MSENATVAQVLAKLKEEIRSRKAQSTEPSPSGAFVKLRQVYATTRVNPHLPIGWPKMPPGIIPKIVAITQKVVRRLLRWYINPIVEQQNAYNAAVTAALEALVMQMERLETQVMQMERLEGALKQEAEMTQVRLQRLERAPRTFATESSPAPVSDGPVLDYFRLELQLRGPQLVRERQAGYLKYFEGRQNILDIGCGRGEFVEMLLQEGISARGIDLEPDAVAYAQERGLPVELAEAINYLQSLPDESLGGVFASQVIEHLKPRRLAYLLQLCHDKLAAGAPIVLETLNPACLLVLANWFIIDPTHVWPVHSETLKFMLESAGFWKIKIEFLSPVPLEQRLLTIPPHAKLKDLDAEATSLLNRNIDLLNSTIFGYQEYAAIAWRPPN
- a CDS encoding glycosyltransferase family 2 protein, which produces MPNTVSIIIPTWNGLSYLPTCLSAVLCQTYTQYEVLVVDNNSSDGSYEFVAKHYPAVRILRSERNLGFAGGTNLGIHNTHSEYVATLNNDTEVEPAWLEELVKAMDSDPSIGMCASKMLFYDQRQVINSAGIAVDRMGIAWDRGSGEPDNGAESEPYEVFGPCAGAALYRRTMLDEVGLFDEEYFGYLEDVDLAWRAQAFGWRCLYVPSARVYHVHSATGREGSPLKNYLLGRNKWWTIIKNYPWPYWLWHSPLILAYDLMAAAYGMVINRDPHGLQGRLAALQSLPATLHKRRAIQSCPGYSALRAFSCLSSLDFPTKVLQRFKHQTCTTHG
- a CDS encoding ABC transporter permease; this encodes MFVRLAGLVRYRELVKNLVVRDLKARYKNSVLGFLWSLLNPLFTMLVFTVVFTFMMPNNQISKFPVFLLCALLPWNFFQAALTGCTNSIVDNAALVKKVYFPRETLPLSTVLSNFINFLLALTVLFAMLWAFRIPLTKQVLWLPVIMVIQLAFTLGLGLILATINVFYRDTGLILGVILQAWFFLTPVIYPIDILPTQRFILGLNLNVHRLTYILNPMASIISSYRVVLYHGAPPALDFMLRTLVTALAVLAFGYAIFSHYSGTFGEEV
- a CDS encoding ABC transporter ATP-binding protein yields the protein MSVISLSNVSKKFVFHRDRPRSFQELLIRTLSKNHNDSRQEFWVLRDLNLEVEQGETLGLIGSNGAGKSTLLKLIAGIIQPTTGKIRVTGRLAALLELGAGFHPDLTGRENVFLNGSILGLSEREMRSRFDEIVAFAELDKFIDMPLRHYSSGMQLRLGFSIATSLNPDILLIDEVLAVGDEAFQKKCLSRIDEFRRGGKTILLVSHNLEAIKLLCNRVLWLEMNQSAVEGPTLEVVESYRLRVWEEGAKKRDGLPSAQHTTAANSDTSRDDRDKPQTRWGSGEILIRDVQLINQAGLPVHWIQSGEPLTIEIHYEMQRAVSDVVFGIAIYRSDGLWCYGTNTKIEAVTLHPLVKEGVVCVDFPSLSLIAGEYTLDVALHDSDGRPYDYWHPYCAFSVRSHIQDVGVYRPEHKWRIDAYRTGQAGKELGTCPKTQL